The proteins below come from a single Serpentinimonas raichei genomic window:
- a CDS encoding ribonuclease P protein component, with protein sequence MASERATAAASVLAPPQHMRERSQFDALLRRAPLRKSAHFALHGGAPDATLGELFPGPGHWVGIVLPKRWARRAVTRNLLRRQIYSVAHALAPSQPPLALVVRLRSAFAPGQFPSAASVALRRCVRAELQQLLQGLHRA encoded by the coding sequence ATGGCTAGCGAGCGCGCAACGGCTGCCGCCTCGGTGCTTGCGCCGCCCCAGCACATGCGCGAACGCAGCCAGTTCGACGCCCTGCTGCGGCGCGCACCGCTGCGCAAAAGCGCGCATTTTGCGCTGCACGGGGGAGCGCCCGATGCCACCTTGGGCGAGCTGTTTCCCGGGCCAGGCCACTGGGTCGGCATCGTGCTGCCCAAGCGCTGGGCGCGCCGCGCCGTCACGCGCAACCTGCTGCGGCGCCAAATCTACTCGGTGGCACACGCCTTGGCCCCCAGCCAGCCCCCTTTGGCGCTGGTGGTGCGCCTGCGCTCAGCCTTTGCGCCCGGGCAGTTTCCCAGCGCCGCTTCGGTCGCGCTGCGCCGTTGCGTCCGCGCCGAGCTGCAGCAACTGCTCCAAGGCCTGCACCGTGCGTAA